ATCAAACTTATAATCAACATTAAAGTAATAATTAACTCCTTCATATCTGTTATATGATTTCATAGCATCGAAATAACCTAGTTTTATATTTTTTTCTACACTATCTTTATCTTTATTTAAAGATCCACCTAAATATTCTGATGGAATTATAGTTTTTACATTAATATCTTGGTGCTTATTTAAATTTATTTTTCCCAAAAAGTCGTCTATAAGTCTTATAACTACAATATCATTATATCCTTTATTTTCAAGTAGACTTATTGGCATATTATCAAAAAACATACCGTCTAAATAAAGCTTATCATCCATTCTATCCAATTTAAATATCGGTAAACTCGAACTTGCTATGAGATAATCTATTAATCTACCGTTTGGTATCTCTCCCAAATATAAAGGATGAGGATTAATTTTTTTATCCCAGTGAACAGTCACCAATCCAAAATCTTTGTTAGAATTCCTTATAGATTCCTCATTTAAGGTTTTTTCTAATAACTGTCTTAAAGGAGTTATATCTATACCTTCATTTTTTCTAGCTTTATTTATCAACCCAATTACTGCATTGAAGTTTTTAGCTGTAAAGTCTATGTTTTTATATTTTTCATAACTTTCCTCATCAATATTCATAAAATGAGTATAATCATAAGTTAACCAAATATCTTCCATAACTTCTATATCATTTTGTATTATATAAGCACCATTTAGCGCTCCTATTGACGTTCCAGCTACTCCTTGGAACTCTATACCTAGGTCTCTTAAGGCTTTGTAAGCACCTATCTGGTAAGCACCTTTTGTCCCTCCACCTTCTAATACTAAACCTTTCATACATATCACCTGTTTTGTTTTAGAAAGATATATACATTTTCAACATTAGACATTCGATTTCCTAAGCTATAAATTTTAAAGATAAGCTTAAAACAATCTAGAATAATCTATGATATTTTTTAGTACCTTTTAGGATACAAATTCCTTTAAT
Above is a genomic segment from Romboutsia lituseburensis containing:
- a CDS encoding patatin-like phospholipase family protein; translated protein: MKGLVLEGGGTKGAYQIGAYKALRDLGIEFQGVAGTSIGALNGAYIIQNDIEVMEDIWLTYDYTHFMNIDEESYEKYKNIDFTAKNFNAVIGLINKARKNEGIDITPLRQLLEKTLNEESIRNSNKDFGLVTVHWDKKINPHPLYLGEIPNGRLIDYLIASSSLPIFKLDRMDDKLYLDGMFFDNMPISLLENKGYNDIVVIRLIDDFLGKINLNKHQDINVKTIIPSEYLGGSLNKDKDSVEKNIKLGYFDAMKSYNRYEGVNYYFNVDYKFDEEYCFEKFRRLDKQTIEDISNLLGVKKDTSLRTLMEVIIPKVGEFLNLDKDFSYKDLFYCMYEKKLEENNINRIKLYDFNKVIDTVNKNINTSKNLTLNTEIRTIISLKKNKMSKLLTNYFLKDFKNQG